The Desulfovibrio psychrotolerans nucleotide sequence GTGGATATAAACCACATGGCGGAAGAGGTGGCATCCCTTTCCCGGCACCGCTGTCTGCGGCAGGGCGTTTCCCTTGTGCTGGAACTGCAGCCGGACCTCCCCGCCGCCCACGCGGCACAGGCTCATGTGCAGCAGATTCTGCTCAACCTGCTCGGCAACGCGCTGGATGCCATGCAGGAGCAGCAGGCGGGCACCCTTACCGTGCGCTCATGGGCGCACAAGGACGCCGTCTTCGTCTCGGTTCGCGACACAGGCCCCGGCATGAGCGAGTCTGTGCGCGCCAGAATTTTTGAACCCTTCTTCACCACCAAGCCCTCGGGCAAAGGCACCGGACTGGGCCTTGCCATCTGCTACGGTCTGGCGCGGCGCAACAACGGAGCGCTCTCCGTGTTCAGCCGCGAGGGAGAAGGGGCAACCTTTGTGCTCGCGCTGCCACGCCTTAAGGTGGACGAGACAGCCCTGCACGAGGACAATCTCGATACCATGGTTCCTGATTCGCCGGAACCGAAACCCCGAACGGAAGGAGGCAAGGCATGAGTTCCGAAGCAATGACAGTGCTGCTGGTAGACGACGAGCCGGATTTTCTGTCCGTCGTTGCCCGGAGGCTGGAACGCAGGGACATCACCGTGCGCATTGCCGAATCCGGGGAAGAGGCTCTGGCGATTGTGGATACACATCCGGTCGATGCTGTAGTGCTGGATGTGAAAATGCCCGGAATGGACGGTATAGAAACGCTCAAGCGCATCAAGGCCGCGCACCCCGACATAGAGGTCATCATGCTCACCGGGCATGCCGACCTGGAAGTCGCCATAAGCGGCATGGCACTGGGCGCCTTCGACTACCTGCTCAAACCGGCGGACATTGACGAGTTGATGTTCAAGCTGCGGGATGCATCCCGCGGGAGGCTGCGTACCTGAGTAGGGGATTGGCCGCACCGAAGGCAAAGACATACGGGGAGCGGGAACGGAATGGCACCGCAAACGCATCCTCCTTCGCCTTAGGATGACCGGTTTTCGAGGTACGCTGTGAAGAACGCTTTTACGGAGAAGGGTTAAACGATGAGGAAATTCTATTCAATGCTGATGGAAGCGTCCGCCGCGCATGCGCGGTGGGACTACGAAGCTTCGATGAACATCCTGAAGAGCCGCAAAAAGATGATGCTGCTCATGCTCATGGCAATTCCGGCCCTTTTGGTGTCGCTTGCCGTGGCAGCCGACGTCATGCCCTCCATGCTGGGCGGCAAATCGGCTTACAGCCCCGCATACTACACCCCCTCGGTGTTTGCGGTTTCCATTCTCATCGGCCTGTGTGCCGGTCTGATCACGGGCTGCATCGGCGCGGGCGGCGGCTTCATCATCACGCCCGCCCTCATGAGCGCGGGCATCAAGGGCATTCTGGCGGTGGGCACCGACCTGTTCCACATCTTCGCCAAGGCCATCATGGGCACCGCTGTTCACAAAAAACTGGGTAACGTGAACAACAAGCTGGCCGTCGCCTTCCTTGTGGGTTCCGGTGTGGGCGTTACGGGCGGCGGTCTCATCAACCGCGCGCTGTACGAAATCAACCCCGTGCTCAGCGATACCTTCATCAGCGCCATCTACGTGGTGCTGCTGGGCTTCCTCGGCTTCTACTCCATGTTCGACTTCCTTAAGCTGCGCAAGTCCGATGACGGCGGCGATGCCCACGGCGGTCCCGCTTCTTCCGACAGCGCAGGTCTGCCCGCCAAGCTGCAGGCCATTAACCTGCCGCCCATGATCACCTTCGACGAAGATCTCGTGCCCGGCGGCAAGAAGATCTCCGGTGTCATGGTTGCCGTTGCCGGTGCATTCGTCGGCTTCCTCGCCGCCATCATGGGTGTGGGCGGCGGCTTCGTCACCTTCCCCATCTTCGTGTACGTTCTCGGCGTGTCCAGCTTCACCACCGTGGGAACGGACATCCTGCAGATCATCTTCACCGCAGGCTATGCCTCCATCACCCAGTACGCCATCTACGGCTTCATCTTCTACACGCTGGCCATGGGCATGCTGCTCGGCTCCCTGCTGGGCATTCAGCTGGGCGCACTCACCACCCGCGTGGTTAAGGGCATCTACATCCGCGGCTTCTACGCCATCGCCATTCTGGCAGGCTTCGTGAACCGCCTGTTCGACCTGCCCGCCAAGCTGGTTTCCATGGAAATCATCAGCCTGCCCGCCGGGCTGGTCTCGGTGCTGACGCAGATAGGCAACTACCTGTTCTTCGCCGTGGTCGCCGCGTTCGGCTTCTGGGTCATCTCCACCTTCATCAAGAAGATTCCCGCTCTGAGGGAGGGCTAATCCATGTTGATAGTACACAAGAAAACGTTCAATCTTGGCGCGATCATGCTGATCGGATTCTCCATAATCTTTCTCGGCATGTTCACTCCCAACTTCGGCAACGGCCTGAACGCCTTTGAAGCGGCGGACAAGCTGTTCAACTCCATATCCAAGGGCTCCACCTACTACATGACCGAGATAGGTGTCCGCGCCAAGGCAGAAGGGGACAAGCAGGTCACCCTCACCCTGCATCTGGATAATGAGCAGGATGCTGCCCGCGTGCAGACCGTGTTCGGCACCGTGGCGGAAGCCACCCAGCAGGGCAACGATGTTATCGTTACCGGCAATCTGGCTGAAATCCTCACCAAGGCCGTGCAGGACAGCGATGTCATGTTCGCCAACAATGAGCAGCCCCTGGTGGATGCCTACGGCATGAGCGGCAAGGAAGGCATGTACATGTGGTGGAAGGGCCTGCGCGCCGCTGAAAAGGACCTGAAAAAGCAGGAACTCTTCAAGGAAGCCGCTCTGGTTACCACCATTGTCAACCGCGGCGTGGAAGTGGGCTACAACTACTACGGCATCGTGCCGGAAAGTGCAGCTTCGCGCTCCGGAATCCTTGCCTTCTCGCTCATCTTCTATGTAGTATATACCCTGTGGTTCGGGTATGCCATTTTCTACCTCTTCGACGGCGTGGGCCTCAAGATGAAGGGTGGCAAGAAGAAAGAAGTATAAGGATTACTCCAATTCCATGACGCCCCATGACGAAAGCACAATGACTCACGCATGGGCCGCTCTGAAAAGACTTGCCCGGAGGCTTTCCGCCATCGTCTCCACCGAAAAGGTGGTGGACGAGGAAGGCCTCCGGGCCTCGTTTCGGGAAGCCTGCGGCCGTTTCAAGCGACTGGTGAGCGCCAATAACAAGGCGCTGGAAGCCATGTCGCACATGGAAGAAACGCTTGCAGGCTCACAGCCGTATGATCTCGCCTATGTGCGCACCCAGACCACGCGCATCGTCTCCGCCGTGTACCAGATGGTGGAGGCATTGGACACGCTGGCACCGGGACGCTACAGCGCACTGCGCCCCCGGTTCGAATCCATACGCACGCAGCTTGTCCCTCTGCTGGAAACCGCTCCGGGCACCCATGACGGCACCCTGATCATTCCTTTTTCGAATATTACCGCCGCAGATGCCCCCAGAGTGGGCGGAAAAGCGGCCAATCTGGGAGAAATGCGCAACCGCGCCAGCCTGCCCGTGCCGGACGGGTTCGGCGTTACCGCGCAGGCCTTCTGGCTGTTCATGCGCCATACCGGGTTGGATGAAGAAGTGGACAGGCAACTGCGCCTTGCCAGCCCGGATAGGCTGGAGAGCCTCTACGGAGTCTGTTCCCGTATCCGCCAGAAGATTGTCGCCGCCCCCCTGCCGCCGGAACTGGAAACCGCGCTGAACACGGCCGCGCAGGAGCTTGTTCACCGCACGGGAACCACCGCCCGGCTTGCTGTGCGCAGCAGCGCATTGGGCGAAGATTCCATGGGACACGCCTTTGCCGGACAA carries:
- a CDS encoding sulfite exporter TauE/SafE family protein is translated as MRKFYSMLMEASAAHARWDYEASMNILKSRKKMMLLMLMAIPALLVSLAVAADVMPSMLGGKSAYSPAYYTPSVFAVSILIGLCAGLITGCIGAGGGFIITPALMSAGIKGILAVGTDLFHIFAKAIMGTAVHKKLGNVNNKLAVAFLVGSGVGVTGGGLINRALYEINPVLSDTFISAIYVVLLGFLGFYSMFDFLKLRKSDDGGDAHGGPASSDSAGLPAKLQAINLPPMITFDEDLVPGGKKISGVMVAVAGAFVGFLAAIMGVGGGFVTFPIFVYVLGVSSFTTVGTDILQIIFTAGYASITQYAIYGFIFYTLAMGMLLGSLLGIQLGALTTRVVKGIYIRGFYAIAILAGFVNRLFDLPAKLVSMEIISLPAGLVSVLTQIGNYLFFAVVAAFGFWVISTFIKKIPALREG
- a CDS encoding response regulator produces the protein MSSEAMTVLLVDDEPDFLSVVARRLERRDITVRIAESGEEALAIVDTHPVDAVVLDVKMPGMDGIETLKRIKAAHPDIEVIMLTGHADLEVAISGMALGAFDYLLKPADIDELMFKLRDASRGRLRT